A window of Macrotis lagotis isolate mMagLag1 chromosome 1, bilby.v1.9.chrom.fasta, whole genome shotgun sequence genomic DNA:
ATTAAAATGGAGACTAATTTAAAAAGTGAGTTGGACAAGGTTCCACATAAATAACAAGTGGTGCCTCTCTTAAACTTTCTCTCCAAAATTTTGTTATAGGATAGATTATGTTGAAATTCATCTCAAAGACAAACAGAGAATCCCAAGGTAGAATCTGTACATTCAATTTCAATATATTAGGGTAGACTGAATCCTTAATGAAATCtcatggctttttttcttttctaaaaaggAGTTTTTCTGTTTACTTGGGTTTTGTTTTAGGATTAGTATTGTGGATACTCCAGCGGAGTCCtgctctaaaatatttaaatattccaGTAGTCTCTTGCAAATGAGAAAGACTCAAAGAACAGGAGGATTGTGGGCAATCAAGTCTTTCATAGTATTGAATTTGCTGTGGGGAAAAGACATGTGCCACAGAATAATGAATGTAAgcctttattctttttcctctttataacTGATAGTGAAAATGCATTTTCCACACTGGAACATAATCCTATCTTAATGCATTTACTATTTAGAAGAACTTGAGCAAGTAATGTCTTTTTCAGAATCCtgcttttttcatctgtaaaatcaagatgTTATTTATGTACCTGCCAGCACAGAGCTGTCATGAGAATAAAAAGATGAGATAATATGCTTTACAGAAAGcatttgtaattaaattcatcCAGATAAATGTTAATTCATAGGAGAGCACTCATAACCTTAACCAAAAGGTAAGCAGGATTCATCTTTATTACACGCAATTCACAAATTTAatgaatattctttctttctttggccCATTGCTGAAATGTTTCTGTGGTTTTCATATCATTTTATCCTTTCCAATTTATGTCAAAGTAAAGAATCAGACTTATTGAATGGGAATCCTCTGCTAATAActgttttatttacattttttcattttctaccaTTATCAGGTCTGCTTTTAATATTCAGTTCCAATgtgtttatagatttttaaattttgatcttCAGGGCCTTAGTTTGATAATTGTTCAAAATGATTCtgtaattttcatattattccatCCTCCCCAACTTTCATCTAAGTCAAGAATGAGACAGATTAACTGATTAGGAATCCTTAGCTGATAATTTGTCcattgatatttttcctttttctgtcctatGAGGTTTGCATTCCACATTGACTTCAGATGATTGATTTTTTGATGCTTTTATGCAGGTTCTTAATCTCAAAAGTGTTCAAAATGTTCCTGTTAATTGTCATATTATTCCATTCTCTCCAACTTTAAGTCAAGAAACAGACTAACGTAATTAATAGGAGTCCTCTTCTATGcttctattgatattttttttcattttctaccaTACCAGGTTTGCACTTCATATTCACTTCAAATGAGTTTTAAGATTCTTTAATTTTGTTGTATAGATGCTTATTCTGAACATTGGTCAAAATGTTTCtgtaattttcatattatttcatccAGTACAACTTTCATTGAAGTCAAGAATCAAACAGATTTACTGAATAGGAATCCTCTGCTGAGAATTGtactattgatattatttttcctGCCTTCTCAGGTTTACATTTCCTATTCACTTCAAGTGAgctgtatatttttttaaaaatttgttctgtATGTCCATTGCCTGAAAATTGTTCAAAATTATTCCATCTTCTCCAACTTTCATCTAAGTCAAGAAACAGACTTACTGAATAGGAATCCTATCCTGAATACTGTTCTCTtgataatttctcattttttccctatcAGATCTGCATTATGTAGTGAGTTCAGATAAGTGTgcaaatttttgaattttgttctaCAAGTCCTTATTCTGAAATTTGTTgaaaataattatcttatttcaatattatttcacCTTCTTCCCCTTAAATCTCAGTCAAGAATCAGACAGATTTACCGAATAGGAATCTGCTGAtaatttttctattgatattttttttctctttctggcttATCAGGTTTGAATTCCATATTCACTTCAGATGAGTTTGTAGATTTTGAAATTTTCCTTAGTCTGAACATTGTTCAACAATGATGctgttattttcactttattctatCCTCTACAATTTATAACTAGGTCAAGAATAAAACAGACTTACTGAATAGAAATGCTCTTCTGATAATTGTTCTAttgatatttgttcttttattgTTGTATCAGTTTTGCATTACAAATTCAGGTGAgtttatagatattttaattttattctgctGGTCCTTAGTCTGAAAATTGTTCAGATTGATCctgttatttttctatattattctaTCATCTCCAACTTTAATCTAATTCAAGAAATAGAGAGGATTGAATCCCTTGCTCACAATTGttctattgatattttactttatctGTCATATTAGGTTTGCATTCCATATTTACTTCTGATGAGTTAGTagatattttacaattattttctgcAGGTCTTTAGTCTGAAAATTGTTCAGAATGATTCTGTTTTTACATATTATTCCATCCTTGCCAACTTTCATCTAATtcaagaatcagaaagacttactGAATAGGAATCCTCTTCTTAATACTGTTCCagtgatatttttctttatcttctgttTCATCTCTGAAATCCATACTTAGTTTTGATGAGTCTGCaagttttttaaattgtgttctaCATGTCCTCAGTCTGAAACTTATGCAAAATAActgtcatttgaaaattttcccATCCTCTCCAAGTTACAGCTAAGTCAAGCTAAAATAGATTTACTGAATAGGAATCCTCTACTGATAATTgttctattgatattttttctgcattttcaGGTTTCCATTCCATATTCACTTCAGAtgcatttgttgattttttaaattttgttgtgCAGGTCCttaatctgaaaattgttcaGAATGGTTctgttattatatattatgatatgttttctgttttcttccataTCAGGTTTGCATTCCATTTTCTCTTTAGATGAATTTGTAGCTTTTAAAATTCTGTTCTGCAGGTCCTTAACCTGAAATTTGTTTAGAAAATTCCTgttatattcatattattatatccTCTACATTGTTCATCTACATCATGGATCAGAAAGACTTACTGAATTGGAATCTTCTGCTGATAATTGTACTATTGATATTTGTACATTTTCTGCCTTTTCAGACTTGCATTCCATATTCATTCAGTTTACTGacattttaattatgttttataGGTCCTTAGtctgaaaagttttcaaatgatttCCACTATTTTCATAGTATTCCATCCTCtccatctttcaagaaatagagagaatttttctaatgctattttattttatctgccCTATCAGGTTTGCATTCCATATTCACTTCAGGTGAGTTTATAGAATTCTTAATTTTGTTCTGAAGGTCCTCaatctgaaaattgttcaaaaTGATTCTCTTATTTCAATATTATTCCATCCTTTACACCTTTCATTACAGTTAATAATCGGATAGACTTACTGTATGGAAATCCTCAGCTGAtaacatttctatttctatcttttctttttctgccatAATAGACTTTCATTTAATTCATGGATCACAAAGACTTACTGAATTGGAATCCTCTGCTGATAATTGTATTATTGACAAGTGTACTTTTTCTGCCCTTTCAGGTTTGCATACCATATTCACTTCAAATgggtttattgatttttaaattatgttttatagATCCTTAGTCTGAAAAGTGTTCAAAATAATTCTGCTATTGTCATATTATTTCATCCTCTCCACCTTTCGTGTATGTCAAGAATAAGAAATACTGAATAGGAATATTCTTTTAGTAATTGTTCTATTGATATTTTACTCTTCTTCCATATCAGGTCTGCATTCCATATTTAGTTCTGATgggttttcagatttttttttaaatttgttttttattaaagatgttatttgagttttacaatcccccccaatcttacttccctcccccccaccccggaaagcaatctgtcagtctttactttgtttccatgttgtatcttgatccaaattgggtgtgatgagagagaaattatattcttaaagaagaaacaagccTTTTTTCGCCCGTCCAGCCATCGTGGTGGAAGCTCGGCTGTCATCTCACCATCATGTCCTCTCATAAAACATTCAGAATCAAGAGGTTCCtggccaagaaacagaagcagaatcgtcccattccccagtggattcgGATGAAAACTGGCAATAAGATCAGGTACAACTCAAAGAGGAGACACTGGAGAAGGACCAAGCTCGGGTTATAAAGAATGACCAGGGAAATGAAAGACATTCTACACCAAGATCACCTCCCCCTCCCTACcattgcatccatccatccacgcattcattcattcattcatccatccacccatctatcACTTAAATCGCCTCATTGCCCCCAATAAGAAGTAACTACTACTGCTACCCCTCCCATTTTGGAAACCTGTCTGCCAAAGTGCAGACGTCAAAGAAAACCCCCAGCAAAATATTCGACTTGTCTTGTCCTTGAATGTCTTCATCTCTTGCATCCATTCGTTCGGTAAACTGTGTATTGTGATGTAGTCTAAATTActgttctctccatctctgtgtgGCATTTGTCTGTTTGAGGTTATGTTTAAGAGGCAGAGATCATCCCGCAACAAGTTATTCCAGTCAAGAAAAACCAAGCTCCAGCCCTGCCTCAAACAAGCCTTCACAATAACctctctgtgttttgttttgtgttctaaggagttagaagagagcacctacctcacagggttgttgtggggatctaaGATTTGCAAGCCTTCAGCGGAAGCCTCCAGTGATGCTAACTCGGAGCTGTCTCAGCCAGATTACGCGCAGCTGACTGCTGTGTCTATTTCTCTAACTCACAGTCAGAGAAGTAGCCTGTTTGACCTCCTGCTTATTTTACACAATAAGCCGTCTTCGTTCCTTGTTGGGAGGTGGTAAATTAAGTGTTGGCAACTTTCTTAAAAAGTTGTAGGCTATTTGTGTGTTTGGGAAAGCCCAACCTTTTTGTTAGGAACTAGACCTGGTCCAGGTGAATGGcttcataattttctgaagatGAAATTCTGCTTATAAAGggcttctacaaaaaaaaagagacaagaaatctaagaggtaacaagatcagacaataagatatctgttttttttcccctaaattaaagggaataatcctttaactttgttcaaactccacttaTCCTTATCTGGATAaaagaacaaccttgatggattcactctttccatcagtgcaacaatcaaggacaattttgggctgtctgcaaaggagagtgccatctgtatccagatgtgATGAAATGTGTTCAAAATGATTCtgttatttcaatattatttcatcCTCTCCAAATTTCATCCGCTCCAAATTTCATCTAAGTCATGGATTATACTGACTTACTGAATTGGAATCCTCTGCATATAACTGTACTATTTCCATTtgaactttttcttccttctcaggtTTGCATTCCATATTCACTGCAGAtgactttattgattttttaattatgtttcaTAGGTCCTTAGCCTGAAAAGTGTTCAAAATTATTCTGTCATATTATTCCATCCTCTCTGACTTTCATGTAAGTCAAGAATCAGGACTTATTGAATAGGAATCCTCTTCTGAATACtattcaattgatattttatctttttgttcctTAAGAGGTCTGCATTCCATTTTTAGTTCTGAATGTGcatattttttaattgtgttatAGAGGCCCTTATTCTGAAATTTGTTCAAAATGACTCTCTTATTTCAATATTATTCCATCCTCTCCAGTTATCATCTAAGTCAAGAATAAAACAGACTTACTGAACAGGAATCCTCTGAAGATAAGTGttgtattgatatttttattctgcCTTTTCAGATTTCTATTCCATATTCACTTCAGAAGAGTctgttgaatttttaattttgttctgcAGGTCCTTAATCTGAAAAGGTTCGAAACGATTCTGTTATCGTCATATTATTCCATCCTCTCCAACTTTCATCTATGTCAAGAATTAGAGCGACTTCTTAAATAGAAATTGTATTTTCATGTTATTCAATCCTCTGCAAATTTCATTTTAGTGAAGGATTAGGTAGATTTACTGAACAAGAATCCTCTGATGATAGTagttctatttatattttatctttttctgttgTATGATATTTTCATTCCATATTCACTTCagatgattttattgatttcttaaaGTCATTCTTAAGGTTCTTGTTCTAAACATTGGAAAAGGATcccattattttcataaaatgccATCTTTTCTCACTTTCATCTAAGTCAAtgatcagagaaacttactgATTAGGATTCCTCTTCTGAtaatttttctattgatatttttcttttgctcccATAACAGCTTTATATTCGATATTCACTTGCGATGAGTTTgtagttttcttaattttattctgCAGGTCCTCTGTCGGAAAATTGTTCAAAATGGTTGTTATTTGCATACTATTCCATCCTTTCCATATTTCATCTTAGTCAAAGATCAGACAGACTTACTGAATGGAAATCCTCTCCTGATAATTATTCTATTGATATGTATCCTTTTTCTGCCCTTTCAGCTTTGCATTCTATATTCACTTCACATGAGTTTCTAGATTTTTAAGTTTTAGTCTTCAGGTCCTTCTTCTGAAAAGATTTGAAATGTTTCTGTTATTGTCATATAATATTCCATCCTCTCCAACTTTCATCTGTGTCAAGAATTGGAGAGAGTTACTGAATAGGAATCGTTTGCTGAAAATGCTTCTATTGATAATGTTCTTTATCTACCCTATCCGGTTTGTATTCCATATTTAAGTGATGATGAGTTTAtagattttttgattttgttctgcAGGTCCTTATTCTGAAATGTATTCAAAATAATTatgttattttcatattattctatGCTCTCCACCTTTCATGTACATGTAAGTCAAGCATCAGAAAGACTTACTTACTGAAAAGGAATAATTTCCTGATAATTGGtctattaatattttcctttttcttcagtttcagGTCGGCATTCCATATTTAGTTTAGATGAGTttgaggatttttaaattttcttctacatGTCCTCATTTTGACATTTCTTCAGAATGATTCTattaaatcaaaaattttttCCATCCTCTCCAACTTTCATCTAAGCCAAGAATAAAACACAGTTACTCTATAGAAATCCTCTGCTGGTAATTGTTCTattgatatgttttttttctgccttttctaGTTTCCATTCCATATTAACTTCAGATGAGTttgctgattttttaaatattgttctACAGGCCCATAGTCTGAAAAGTATTTAAAATGATCctgttatttttatatgattcCATCCTCTGAAAATTTCAGTTTAGTCAAGGGTTATACAGACTTATTGAATAGGAACACTCAGCTGAcaattgttcaattgttttttctctttctggagaaTGATAGTTATATTCCATATTGACTTCATATGAGTATATTGATTTCATAATATTGTCCTGCCAGTAATTACTCTAAAAATTGTTCCAAAGAATTctgttattttaataaaatttcatcCTAATGATGTTTCTTTTAAGTCAAGAATCAGACAGTCTTTCTGACTAGGTTTCCTTTGTGATAACTGtcctattgatattttttctttttctcccatatCAGGTTCACATTCGATAATCACTTCAGATGAGTTAAtagatttcttcattttgttctgCAGGTCATTAGTCTGGACATTGttcacaatatttctgttacttgcatatttttccatCCCAAGTATCAGACAGATTTGTTGAATGGGAATTGTCTCCTGATAAttatattgctatttttttctttttctgcccttTAAGATTTGTATTCCATATTCACTTCAAATCAGTTTATTGatcttttaaatatgttttataggTAATCAGTCTGAAAAGCTTTCTTAATAATTCTGTTATTGTCATATTATTCCTTACTCTCAAACGTTCATGTAAGTCAAGAAGcagaaataattattgaatagGAATCCTCTTCTGATAATTGTgctattgatattttactttgtCCTTCGTGTCAGGACTGCATTCCATTTAGCTCTGAAGGTTTTGCTGATTTTATAAATGCATTCTACAGGTTCTCAGCCTGAAATTTGTTCAGAATCATTCtgttatttcaaaaattttctatCCTCTCCAACTTTCAACTTAATCAAGAATGAAACAgacttattgaaaaaaaaatcctctaccGATAATTGTTCTATTgatattctttttctgtctttttcaggCTTCAGTTCCATATTCACTACAGGTgagtttgttgattttttaagcTTGTTCTGCAGTTCCTTATTCTGAAAAGTGTCTCAAATGATTctgttattttcatattattccatCTTCTGCAAAATTCCTATTAGTAAAGGGGTAGAAAGATTTACTGAACCAGAATCCTCTCCTTATAATTGTTTtatggatatttttctttatctgcCCATTCGGGTTTGTGTTCCATATTTACATCTGATGAgttaatagatttttatttttgttctacaCGTCCTTAGTCTGAAATTTGTTCAAagctattcttttatttttatatattatttgatcctctagaaatttcattttagtcAAGGATGAGAAAGATTTATTGAACAGGATTCCTATGATGATaatttctattgatattttatctttttctgtaGTATGATATTTGCATTCCATATTCACTTCAGGTGagcttattcattttttaatttcgtTCTTCAGGTTCTTATcctaaatattgtttttattttggttgggtttttttgtttttaggtttttgcaaggcaatggggttaagtgacttccccaagaccacacagctgggtgatgattaaatgtctgaggtcacatttgaactcagatcctcctgactccagggccggtgctttatccactgtgccacctagctgcccccaactttcAGCTTAGTCAAGAATAAAACAGACTTATTGAATAAAAATCCTCTACTGATAATTGTTCTGTAGATATTCTTTTTCTGCCTTTTCAGGTTTCCATTCCGTATTACCTACACGTgagtttgttgattttttaaattttgttctgcAGGTCCTTAGTCTGAGCAGTGTTCAATATGAttctgttgttttcattttattccatCTTCTGTAAATTTCATCTTAGTGAAAGATTAGGCAGATTTACAGAATAGTAATCATCTCCTGATTATCGTCAAactgatattttatctttttctgtgGTATGATTTTTGCATTCCGTATTCACTTTAGAtgtgtttattgatttcttaatGTCGTACTTCAGGTTCTTATTCTATACATTGTTAAAAAGATTCCCATTATTTTGATATAATGCCGTCGTCTCCAAATTTCATCTACATCAATAATCCCAGAGACATACTGAGAAAGATTCTTCTACTGATAATTTTTctattgacatttttctttttctcccatgaCAATTTTACGTTCCCTATTAAAATCATTGGAGTTTGTAGATTTCTTAATTTTGTTCTGCTGGTCTTCACCGtgaaaattgtttaaaatgatACTGTTATATGCATATTATTCCATCTCCTCCAAATTTCATCGTAGTCAAGGATCACACAGACTTACAGAATGAAGACCCTCTcctgatcaattttttttaaaataaatatctttactTTTTGGCCCATGACGGGTTCGCTTGCGATATCTACTTCAGATGAGTTTTAGATGTATTCATTTTGTTCTGTAGATCCTTAGTGTGGAAATAGTTCACATTGTAATTGTTATTTGCATAGTATTCATACCTCTCCAAAGAGTCAAGGATGAGAAAAAGTTAGTGAATGAGAATCCTCTCCTCTTAATTATTCAATTGATACTTGTTCCTTTTCTGCCCTTTCAGGTTTGTATTCCATATTCATTTCAGATGATCTTGCAGGTGTGTAAATTTTATTCTGATATTTTTTGAAAGGGATTCTATTATTTCAGTATTATTCCGTCCTCTTCACCTTTCATCGTAGTTAAGAATCAGATAGATCTTTTTGCATGGGAATCCTCAGCTGATAGcttttctattgatatttttcctttttctcaaataTCAGATTTTCATTCCATTATCATTTCAAATGAATTTGtaggtttttaattttgttctacaTGTCCATAGACtgacattttttaaaaccttCCTGCTATATTCATATTATTCAATCAGCTACATCTTTCGTCTAATTCACGGATAAGAAAACTTACTGAATTGGAACCTCTGCTGATAATTGTCCTATTGACTCGTGTActttttcctaccttttcagGTTTGCATTCCATATTCACTTGAGATGACTTTATTGATTTTTAGATTATGTTTCATAGGCCCATAGCCTGAAAAGTTTATAAAATGATTGTATTATTGTAATAGCATTCCATCATCTCTATCTTTAATGTAAGTCAAGAATCAGAAACATTTACTGAATACAAATCCTAATCTGATAATTGTTCTATTGATATTGTACCTTTTTATCCCTTTCAGGTCTTCATTCCCTAATTAGTTCTGATGTGTttgatgatattttaattgtgttCTAGTGGTCCTCAGGCTAAATTTGGGCAGAATCattctttaatttcaaaattttttctagcCTTTCTAACTTTCATCTTAGTTTAAGAATAAAACAGATTTACTGAATAAAAATCGTCTACTGATAATTGTTCTGTTGATATACCTTTTCTGCCTTTTGAAACTTCCATTGCGTgagtttgttgatttttttaaatttttttttcaggtcctTAGTCTGAGTAGTGTTCAAAatgattctattattttcattttattccatcCTCGGTGAATTTCGCCTTAGAGAAGGATTAGGCAGGCTTACTGAATAGGAAAGATCTGTTGATAATcgttaaaatgatattttaactcTTTCTCTAGTATGATATTTGCATTCCATATTCACTTTAGAtgtgtttattgatttcttaatGTCGTTCTTCAGGTTCTTATTCTAAATATTGTTAAAAAGGATCCCATTATTTTGATAGAATTCCGTCTTTTCTAACTTTCATCTCAGTCAGTAATCCCAGAGACTTACTGATTAGCATTCTTCtactgataatttttcttttcacatttttcttttgctcCCATGAGAGCTTTATATTCGACATTCAAATCAGAAGTGTTTTTAGATTTGTTCATTTTGTTCCGCCGGTCTCCAGCCCGAATATTGCTCAAAATGATTCTGTTATTTGCATATTATTCCATCGTCTCGAAATTTCATCTTAGTAAAGGATCAGACAGACTTACTGAATGGAAATTCTCTCCTGATAAATTTGCTATggatagttttcctttttctcccatgACAGTTTCACTTGCAATATTCACTTCAGATGAGTTTTGATGTCTTAATTTtgttgtgcatatcctttgactggaAATTGTTGACAGTTGTTATTGAAATTTGTATATTATTCCTACCACTCCAAATTTCATCTTAGTGAAGGATCAAACTTACTGAATGGGAATCCTCCCCTGATAATTATTATATTGatacttgttcatttttttgccctttcagGAGTGCATTACAAATTCACTGCAGATGAGCTTGCAGGTTTGTAAATATTaggttaatatgattttaaaagtatgtttttttcagtatttttctgtCCTCTCCACCTTTCATCGTAGTTAAGAAACAGATAGACTTACTGTATGGGAATCCTCAGCGGATAACCTTTCTATTGATCTTTTATCTTTATCATATCAGATTTTCATTCCACGTTCATTTCAGATGAATTTGTAGGTATTTAAAGTTTATATTACAGGTCCATAGGCTGACATTTTTTGAAACATTCTTCCTATATTCATATTATTCCATAAGCTACATCTTTCATCGAATTTATGGATTAGAAATCTTACTGAATTGGAATCCTCTGATGATAATCATACTATTGACTTATGTACTTTTTCCTGGCTTTTCAGGTTTGTTGCCCATATTCACTTGAGaagaaattattgaatttttaattatgtttcaAAGGTCCTTAGCCTGAAAAGTGATCAAAATGAATCTGTTATTGTAAATAGAATTCCATTTTCTCCATCTTGAATGTAAGTCAAGAATCAGATAGAGTTACTAATTAGGAATATCATCTGATAATTGTTCTATTGATATTATACTTTTCTACCCTTTCAGGTATTCATTCCATAATTAGTTCTGATGtgtttgataaaattttaatttttctaccgGTCCTCAGGCTAAATTTGCTCAGAATCATTCtgtaatttcaaaatttttatagcCTCTGCAACTTTCATCTTAGTTAAGAATAAAACAGACTTAGTGAATAAAAATCATCTACTGataattgttatattgttattcttttttctgccttttcaGGCTTCCATTCCATATTACCTACAGGTGAGTTTGttgatgttttaaatttttttctgcaaGACCTTAGTCTCAGCAGTGTTCAATATGAttctgttgttttcattttattccattctctGTAAATTTCGTCTTAGTGAAAGATTAGGCAGACATAATGAAAAGGAATCGTCTCCTGATAATCGTTACACTGATATTTTATCACTTTCTAAGGCATGTTATTTACATTCCGGATTCACTTTGGCTGTGTTCATTGATTTCTTAATGTCGTACTTCAGCTTCTTATGCTAAACATTGTTTAAAGGTTCCCGTTATTTTGATGTAATGCGGTCCTctccaattattttttctctaatgGGCTTTGTTTTCGTTATTCAAATCAGAAATGtttatggattttaaaaatttgttactCCGGTATTCACCCTGAAAATTGTTCGAAACGATTCGGTTATTTGCAGATTATTCCTTCATCTCCAAATTTCATCTTAGTCGAGGATCAGACAGACTTAAAGAATGGCGAACCTCTACTGATAAATTTTTtatggatattttaaatttttgtcccATAAGGGATTCACTTCAGATATTCACTTCAGATGAGGTTATACAGGTATTCATTTTGTTCTGTGGATGCTTAGTATGGAAATAGTTCACATTCTTATTGTTATTTGCATATTATTCATACCTCAGCCCATTTCATCTTAGTCAAGGATCAGGCAAAAAACGAGTGGGAATTCCCTTCTCTTAATTATTCAATTGATACTTGTTGCTTTTTTGCCCTTCAGGTTTACATTCCATATTCAATAAGGATGTGCCTGGCAGGTGTGTCATTTATACTCTGGTATTCTTTCAAAAGAATTCTATTATTTCAGTATTATTACTTCCTCTCCACCTTTCATCGTCGTTAAGATTCAAATCAAATTATTGTATGGGAATGCTCAACTGATAACGTCTCTATTGatatgttttgtatatatatttcatatcagATTTTCATTTGAGAAGAATTTGTAGGATTTAAGTTTTGATCTACAGTTCCATAAGCTGATAGTTTTTGAGACCTCCctcatattttcatataattccaTCATCTACATCTTTCATGTAATTTGTGGATCAGAAAATTTATTGAAGTGGAATCCTCTGCTGATAATCATACTATTGTCTTCTGTACATTTTGATGACTTTTCCGGTCCCCCTTC
This region includes:
- the LOC141520949 gene encoding large ribosomal subunit protein eL39; translation: MSSHKTFRIKRFLAKKQKQNRPIPQWIRMKTGNKIRYNSKRRHWRRTKLGL